TAACCTCTTCAATTTTATCATCAACTTCCATTTCTCTTTCTCTTGGATCATCTATTATATCTATTGTAATAGGAAGAATTATAAAAAATGAGCTATCCAGTATCAATACCCCGTTTTTATTTTGCACATTTTCAATCTCTTCAAGTGTAAAAAAGTTATTTTCTTTTCTTTTAGTAAAATCAGTTATTTTCAAATGCAATCACCATCTTTTTTAAATATTCATTTTTTATTTCATAGGGATTTCTTTCTCCTTTTAAGTATTCAAGTCTTACTATAGCTGTAATGATAATAGGCTTATCAAGGTTGCTTACTCTGAACCTTTGTATAAGTTCTATATCAAGGTAATTGACAGGTTTTAAGGTAAGATATAATTGCATACGTATCTCTTTTAGAAATGAGATATTTTTATCTCTTTCTCTTTTGTAGAAGATGCTGTTATTAAATCTCATTTTATTAATAGTAAAGTTTTCAATTCCAGTACTCTCATTGGAATTTTTAAACCATATTCTTTTTTCATCACTGCTCCTTCCAAGATAATCAATTATATTTTTATAAACTCCATCTGAAATTTTTTTATCTATTCTATAAAATTCATCTATTGAAAAAGTGTCAAGAAATTGCAGTTTATCCTGGTAAGTTTGAGCAGTGGTACAATATGATAATCTTTTCTGTCTATTTATAATTATTCTATAACTTATTAGAAAAGTTGAAAGAACTAAAATAATTGTGACACTTACAGCAATTAATAAGTACCCTTTATTGTTTAAACTATTTTTTGTAATTTTCATAACCTCTAAACTCCATATGTTGTTTATTGCATAAATTGTTTACAGAAAAATTAATAAGAATGCCATTTTTTGTTTCAGTGAAACTTCCTGTAACAGGGTGCAAAATAGAGTGTTCTTTATCAAGATAAAATCTTTTTGCTGAAATTGTTCCTTCATGGACAAGAAGAAATCTGAAACGGAATTGGAAAACAATAAAATGTTGAACTGCTTTATCTCCTTCAACTTTTGGCATTTCAAGAAGTAAAACATTGCCTTTTTTACTTTTACTATGAAATAAATCTGCACATGAGTCTATAGTTATCAGTTTTTCAAAGTTTCCAATAAAAAAAGAGTGATCAACATATTTTTTCTCTTTATAATATTCTCCAGTACTTCCACTGCATTTAATAGCGTTTTCAATAATTTCTAAAATACGTCGGGCATTTTTTTCTGCTTTACTTTGAGCTATGAGATGCCTGTTAGTTTTCTCATTTATTTTGATAACTGAAAACAGTACAGTTGAAAAAATTGATGCTAAAGTAATATAAATTATTATCTCTATTAAAGAAAATCCTTTCTCTTTGTAGTTGTAATTCACTTTAAATCTCCTCCTTATTTGATATAAGAGAAGATGAAATAAAAGTTTTATTATTGACCATATACATAAT
The window above is part of the Fusobacterium sp. DD2 genome. Proteins encoded here:
- a CDS encoding type II secretion system protein; the encoded protein is MNYNYKEKGFSLIEIIIYITLASIFSTVLFSVIKINEKTNRHLIAQSKAEKNARRILEIIENAIKCSGSTGEYYKEKKYVDHSFFIGNFEKLITIDSCADLFHSKSKKGNVLLLEMPKVEGDKAVQHFIVFQFRFRFLLVHEGTISAKRFYLDKEHSILHPVTGSFTETKNGILINFSVNNLCNKQHMEFRGYENYKK